A genomic stretch from Setaria viridis chromosome 1, Setaria_viridis_v4.0, whole genome shotgun sequence includes:
- the LOC140221612 gene encoding uncharacterized protein translates to MEIEAGPAVGADPLTDWRAPYLDYLIHDTLPTDKTEARRITRRAKSFTIIDQELYKRSHTGILQRCIPIEQGKALIQDIHAGACGHHAAPRTLVGNAFRQGFYWPTAVADATQVVRTCEGCQFFAHLPAQALQTIPITWPFAVWGLDLFTGKRFLQFCDDHHIRVDWAAVAHPRTNGQVERANGMILQGLKPRIFDRLKKFGG, encoded by the exons atggaaatcgaggCGGGCCCCGCGGTGGGGGCCGACCCCTTGaccgattggagagccccgtacctcgactaccttatCCACGACACGCTCCCGACCGACAAGACCGAAGCCCGCAGGATCACGCGCCGcgcgaaatccttcaccatcatcgaccaggagctttacaagcgaagtcacactgggatcctccagcgctgcatcccgatcgaacagggaaaggcgctgatccaggacatccacgctggggcttgtggtcaccacgctgcgccaaggacgctTGTGGGCAatgccttccgacaaggtttctactggccaaccgcggtcgcggatgctacccaggtagtccgcacttgcgaaggatgccagttctttgcccacCTACCCGCGCAGGCAttacaaaccatccccatcacgtggccgttcgcggtctgggggctggatctc TTCACCGGAAaaagattcctccagttctgcgacgaccaccacattcgagtggattgggcggcagttgcgcacccccgcacgaacgggcaagtcgagcgagccaatggcatgatacttcagggtctcaagccacggatcttcgaccgcctcaaaaaatTCGGCGGATga